ACTTGGCGACACTCTTGCCATGATCCCCGACCGCAGCTACGCGGGTATTTATCAGGCCGTGATTGATTTCTGTCGCGAGCACGGTGCGTTCGACCCCACCACAATGGGCAATGTCGCCAACGTCGGCCTGATGGCACAAAAGGCCGAAGAGTACGGTTCGCATGACAAGACCTTCGAGATACCGGCCAATGGCACAGTCCGGGTTGTCGATGACAATGGCGCGACTTTGCTGGAACACGCAGTTGAACAGGGCGATATCTGGCGCATGTGCCAAACCCGTGATCTGCCGATCCGTGACTGGGTGCGACTCGCCGTCAGCCGTGCCAAGGCGACTGGAAACCCTGCTGTATTCTGGCTCGATGACCAGCGGGCACACGATCGCGCATTGATTGCGAAAGTTAACGAATACCTGCAAGACCATGACACCGCCGGGCTCGACATCCTGATCAAGTCGCCGATGGAGGCAATGCATTACACGCTGCAACGGGTCAAAGCCGGCGAAGACACTATCTCAGTGACCGGCAACGTCCTGCGCGACTATTTGACGGACTTGTTCCCGATCCTGGAACTTGGCACCAGCGCGAAGATGTTGTCCATCGTACCCCTGCTCGCCGGCGGCGGCCTGTTCGAAACCGGTGCCGGCGGTTCGGCACCGAAACACGTGCAGCAGTTCCTGGAAGAAGGGCATTTGCGCTGGGATTCACTCGGCGAGTTTCTGGCATTGGCCGTGTCACTTGAAGACATCGCCGAAAAGACAGCGAACAAAGCGGCCACCGTGCTCGCCAACGCATTGCATGCGGCCAACAGCCAATTCCTGCTGAACAACAAGTCTCCATCGCGGAAAGTTGGCGAAATAGACAGCCGCGGCAGTCATTTCTACCTTGCACTCTATTGGGCTCAGGCCCTGGCGGAGCAAGACGAAGACCAGGCCCTCAAAGCGCGCTTCGCGCCGATTGCGAGTCAGCTAACGGCGAAGGAATCGCAAATTGTGGATGAACTCAACGCGGCGCAAGGCAAGCCCGTTGATATCTGGGGCTACTACCACCCGGACCGCACCCGGGTAAGCGCCGCCATGCGCCCGAGCCGCACCCTGAACGGAATCATTGACGCCATAAGCTGAGCAACGGGTTAGTCGTTGTGGTCCAGCATGCCCGCTGGCATCAGGACCGCAACGACCTTCCCGCTCGCACATTGCACCCCGTTGGCACTCAACTTGATGTCGACCACCACCTTTCGATCCTTGACGTCAATAGCCATCGCGGCAAGTTCCAGTTCGGGACCGAGTGGCGTTGGCTTGAGGTAATCCACTTTCAGCGAAGCGGTAACGAACCGCGGTACAGGCCCGTCGCCGAGTTCGCGATTCTGCGACTGGCACAAGGCAGCAGCGGCAGTCGCCGTGCCATGACAGTCGATCAACGAGGCGATCAGGCCGCCGTAGACAAAGCCCGGCACAGCGACATATTTGGCATCAGGGGTGAAACGTGCCGTCGATGCGCCCCCGTTCCAGTAACTTTTCAGCTGATGGCCGGACTGGTTGCTGTACCCGCACCCATAACAATGGCTGCTGCTTTCGGCGTAGTGATCCTGTATGGCTTTGCCGCTCATGTAATATCCTCGTGCCGCAACCGGACACGCGATTGTACAAGACCGGCGGACTCCTGCTGAGCGCGTGCCCGTCCACTACATAGGCTTGTGAGACCATGATGCCCATGCGAACTGCACGTCGTACACGTAACCTGAGCGAATGTGTCGGCGCCATCTTGCTGACACTGTCAGCCAGCGCCGTTTGCGCATCTGGCGGCATGCTGGTAGATAAACACCGCCTGTCCAGCAGCCTTGCGCGACTGGAGTCGACCCTGCAAGCACCTTACGATTGTTCCAGCAGTGCTATCAACAGTACTGCTCACCGCGCTGTGTTGCGCCAGCTGACGAGACACCTGCAAGACGCCGGGATGATGACCCACAGCGATGCGGCGGGAAACCTGATCGGCAGGGTGAACGGCAGACATGCCTGGCCAGCACTGGTCATGGGATCACGCATCGACCGGCCATCGCCTCATGCCCTTTGTGCTGGCCTCGCAGGCGCCATGGCCGCCGTCGAAGTTGCCCGAACCCTGCATGACAACGGCACGGTGCTCGATCACCCGCTCGAAATCATCGTCTGGGCAGATAGTGCAAGCCGCATGCCGGACGACGACCTGGACGAGCTTGCGATCAATCAACGGGCTGCAGGCAGCATCGCCGCGTACCTCGAAGTTCAGGTCGGGCACGACGAGGTGCTGCCGCCGGGCAATGCCGCTCTCGGTGTTGTCCAGCGTCTTGCCGCCATTCAGCGCTGGAACGTCCGCCTGGTGAGCGACGACAGTGACCCGACAACTGCTGAACAGCACCGACAACTGCTGGAAGCCGCCAGCCAATTCTCGGCGGCCGTCGCTGATCTTGAACAGTCGGCACCTGCAACGCGCAAACCCGAGCTGGTCCCGACCTTACCCCGGGTAACCCACAATGCTGCTGCCGATACCCGGTTTCGCCTCCACCTGTGCGCTCAGCGCATGGACGAAGTCGACACGCTGTTTGCGGCCGTTCACGGGCTAGCTGACCGTATTGGCGAAGAAACCGGCACGCGCTTTAACATGGCACGGGTTCTGGCATTGCCAGCGAGAGATACTGACCCGAAGATCTCAGAGGCTATTGGCATAGCAACCAGCCAACTGCAGTTGTCCCACGTAGGTCTGCATGGTGACTGCCGTCATGCTGCACACGGCATACCTGCGCTCGCACCGCTTGGATTGATCATCGTGCCCGGCGTTGACACTAGCCGAGGTATAAACCTCAGCCCGCCCCTCCCGGACGCCCTTGCGAACGGCGCGAATACCCTGCTACGCACGCTGCTGGAATTGGACAAACTGCGTCAGGAACGCAGTCGATAACCGCTCGTAAACATCCAGCGAACAATAAGGATGCAGACCACAAGAAACACGCAGGTCATCCCGAAACTAAGTGCCACACTGACGTCGGCGTTCTCATAAAAGCTCCAGCGGAAGCCGCTGATCAGGTAGACAACCGGGTTGAACAAGGTAACGGTCTGCCAAAACGGAGGCAGCATGCTGATCGAGTAAAAACTGCCGCCCAGAAACGTCAGCGGCGTGATGATCAGCATCGGCACAATCTGCAGCTTCTCAAAGCCATCCGCCCAGATACCCAGAATAAAGCCGAAGAGGCTGAACGATACAGCGGTCAATACCAGGAAGGTAAGCATCCAAAATGGGTGGGCAATCTGCACATCAACGAACAGGTTCGCC
The DNA window shown above is from Woeseia oceani and carries:
- a CDS encoding ABC transporter permease; the protein is MNFRAVKAIYAFEMARTRRTLFQSIVSPVISTSLYFVIFGSAIGSRIDEIDGVSYGSFIVPGLVMLSLLTESVSNASFGIFFPRFSGTIYELLSAPVTWVETLLGYAGAAASKSLILAAIILTTANLFVDVQIAHPFWMLTFLVLTAVSFSLFGFILGIWADGFEKLQIVPMLIITPLTFLGGSFYSISMLPPFWQTVTLFNPVVYLISGFRWSFYENADVSVALSFGMTCVFLVVCILIVRWMFTSGYRLRS
- a CDS encoding NADP-dependent isocitrate dehydrogenase; the encoded protein is MTIAKIIYTETDEAPALATYSLLPIVAAFASTAGVNLETRDISLAGRILANFPERLAHEQTQADALAELGELAKTPEANIIKLPNISASIPQLSAAIRELQAQGFDVPDYPEEPRNDQERAIKARYGKVLGSAVNPVLREGNSDRRVATAVKEFAKRHPHSMGAWSKDSKSRIAHMQDGDYYSSEASAVIAKAGTVRIELVATDNNVTVLKESTAVQEGEVIDASVMSCSALRAFFAEQVQRAADENVLLSLHLKATMMKVSDPIMFGHAVTVFYAPVFEKYADLFTKIGVDPNNGVGDLYSSIAELPAEQRSAIEADIDALYAKRPALAMVDSDKGITNLHVPSDVIIDASMPAAIRSSGKMWGPDGKLGDTLAMIPDRSYAGIYQAVIDFCREHGAFDPTTMGNVANVGLMAQKAEEYGSHDKTFEIPANGTVRVVDDNGATLLEHAVEQGDIWRMCQTRDLPIRDWVRLAVSRAKATGNPAVFWLDDQRAHDRALIAKVNEYLQDHDTAGLDILIKSPMEAMHYTLQRVKAGEDTISVTGNVLRDYLTDLFPILELGTSAKMLSIVPLLAGGGLFETGAGGSAPKHVQQFLEEGHLRWDSLGEFLALAVSLEDIAEKTANKAATVLANALHAANSQFLLNNKSPSRKVGEIDSRGSHFYLALYWAQALAEQDEDQALKARFAPIASQLTAKESQIVDELNAAQGKPVDIWGYYHPDRTRVSAAMRPSRTLNGIIDAIS
- a CDS encoding zinc-binding metallopeptidase family protein, which codes for MMPMRTARRTRNLSECVGAILLTLSASAVCASGGMLVDKHRLSSSLARLESTLQAPYDCSSSAINSTAHRAVLRQLTRHLQDAGMMTHSDAAGNLIGRVNGRHAWPALVMGSRIDRPSPHALCAGLAGAMAAVEVARTLHDNGTVLDHPLEIIVWADSASRMPDDDLDELAINQRAAGSIAAYLEVQVGHDEVLPPGNAALGVVQRLAAIQRWNVRLVSDDSDPTTAEQHRQLLEAASQFSAAVADLEQSAPATRKPELVPTLPRVTHNAAADTRFRLHLCAQRMDEVDTLFAAVHGLADRIGEETGTRFNMARVLALPARDTDPKISEAIGIATSQLQLSHVGLHGDCRHAAHGIPALAPLGLIIVPGVDTSRGINLSPPLPDALANGANTLLRTLLELDKLRQERSR
- a CDS encoding PaaI family thioesterase, with translation MSGKAIQDHYAESSSHCYGCGYSNQSGHQLKSYWNGGASTARFTPDAKYVAVPGFVYGGLIASLIDCHGTATAAAALCQSQNRELGDGPVPRFVTASLKVDYLKPTPLGPELELAAMAIDVKDRKVVVDIKLSANGVQCASGKVVAVLMPAGMLDHND